A genomic segment from Leptolyngbya boryana PCC 6306 encodes:
- a CDS encoding WD40 domain-containing protein has protein sequence MAEQLRHYAYQVGGSLPTTATSYVTREADAEFYRALKAGEFCYVLNSRQMGKSSLRVQTMQRLQADGVTCAFIDLTGIGTQGVTAEKWYAGIVNAIVSSCQLGNKVNWRNWWRSQQDLLSPIQRLNLFIDEILLTEIRTDIVIFIDEIDRVLSQDFSLDDFFALIRYFYNCRVDHPKYHRLTFALLGVATPSDLIADKTQTPFNIGRAIALHGFQIQEAQTLAQGLSHLEDPEAALAEILAWTGGQPFLTQKICQLVTQHPEFNSISCLIQDRIIDNWEAQDEPEHLRTIRDRLFRNEQRVSRLLGIYQQILQQGELTADSSPEQTELQLSGLVVKQHGRLKVYNKIYAQVFNLAWIEKQFQKCRPYVEAFNAWIASECQDESRLLRGQALKDALEWSEYQDLSVLDYRFLAASQDLEKQAVQHALAVQAEESQILAEANLTLNAAQKKAKRTIAIGSAILSLSLLTAGLVAFQVQQARHELNEAELRQLNLSAQRVYESSPFEALLMAIQAGHKLQTLERSQSIKPEIRQQITATLHQAVDGVREYNRLEGHANGILELNFSPNGQIIASASEDGTAKLWEAQTGKLIRTLEHADRLWSVHFSSDGKLLASASRDGIVKLWNVETGELVKTVKTEQDNVRSVRFSPDGQMLATSSSDKLIKLWRVSDGQFLRSLSGHTGWVTSINFSPDGTSLASASADRTVRLWNVQTGEARLQLPGHPDVVRAVHFSPDGQQLVSASQGGSVRLWKVADGSLIKEIDNSSSVWNVRFSPDGKSIVTADSDGAIKQRNLVDIQDETTHPQILKGHYGRVWALSWSPDGQFLASGGVDGVVKLWKLQVNEPKSFEVSQKNLISVSLSPDSKFFAAGGGDHSIKLWDVETGRPIKELKGHRDAVRSVRFSPDGTQIASASSDRTVKIWDAKTGTIVRNLQDDHRFGSVRFSSDGKLLATGGGDGKKINLWNVGTGQLVRTIQDDSKKRCGIGSLGMSEDGKRIVAACNLLTARIWDVETGAMLKTFDRHSNQVLTADFSMDGQRLATGGDDSLIKIWDIQTESVINTIRGHRGSVRRLKFSPDGTMLASASSDHTINLWKVSDGSLLRTLEGHSNQILSLSFSADSKTLVSAGYDNTVKVWRLDSDLDRLMKSSCGWFKGYFANSSTHLEARTICQRL, from the coding sequence ATGGCAGAGCAACTTCGACACTACGCATACCAGGTTGGTGGAAGTCTTCCAACAACAGCAACAAGCTATGTCACACGCGAAGCAGATGCGGAATTTTATCGCGCGCTAAAAGCTGGAGAGTTTTGCTATGTGTTGAACTCTCGTCAAATGGGTAAATCTAGCTTGCGAGTTCAAACGATGCAACGACTGCAAGCCGATGGGGTTACTTGTGCTTTTATTGATTTGACTGGAATCGGGACGCAAGGAGTTACGGCTGAAAAGTGGTATGCGGGAATCGTCAATGCGATCGTCAGTAGTTGCCAATTAGGCAATAAAGTAAATTGGCGAAACTGGTGGCGATCGCAGCAAGATCTCCTTTCTCCCATTCAGCGACTCAATCTATTCATTGATGAAATTTTGCTGACTGAGATTCGCACTGATATTGTGATTTTTATTGATGAAATCGATCGCGTTCTCAGTCAGGATTTCTCACTTGATGACTTCTTTGCGCTGATTCGATACTTTTACAATTGTCGGGTTGATCATCCTAAATACCATCGGCTCACGTTTGCGCTTTTGGGCGTTGCGACTCCTTCTGATTTGATTGCAGATAAAACGCAAACGCCATTTAATATCGGACGAGCGATCGCACTTCATGGCTTCCAGATTCAAGAAGCTCAAACGCTAGCACAAGGACTGTCTCATCTTGAAGATCCTGAAGCTGCACTAGCAGAAATCCTAGCTTGGACAGGTGGGCAACCTTTTCTCACTCAGAAAATCTGCCAACTTGTGACTCAGCATCCAGAATTTAATTCGATTAGCTGCTTGATTCAAGATCGAATTATTGACAACTGGGAAGCACAGGACGAACCAGAACATTTGAGGACAATTCGCGATCGCTTGTTTCGCAATGAACAGCGAGTCAGTCGTCTTTTAGGAATTTATCAACAAATCTTACAGCAAGGAGAACTCACCGCTGATAGCAGTCCTGAACAAACCGAACTCCAGCTTTCAGGATTAGTTGTTAAACAACACGGCAGATTAAAAGTTTATAACAAGATTTATGCTCAAGTTTTCAATTTGGCATGGATTGAGAAGCAATTCCAGAAATGCCGTCCTTATGTAGAAGCTTTCAATGCGTGGATTGCTTCTGAGTGCCAGGATGAATCGCGATTACTTCGAGGACAAGCCTTAAAAGATGCGCTGGAATGGTCAGAATATCAGGATTTAAGCGTTTTAGACTATCGTTTTCTAGCAGCAAGCCAAGACCTAGAGAAACAAGCAGTTCAACATGCGCTTGCTGTCCAAGCGGAAGAGAGTCAAATTCTCGCGGAAGCAAATCTGACGCTAAACGCTGCTCAGAAGAAAGCGAAACGTACGATCGCAATTGGTTCAGCAATTTTAAGTCTATCGTTGCTCACGGCTGGTCTGGTTGCTTTTCAAGTTCAGCAAGCACGACATGAATTGAATGAAGCTGAACTGCGGCAACTCAATCTCTCAGCTCAAAGAGTTTATGAATCCAGCCCTTTTGAGGCGTTGCTCATGGCAATTCAAGCAGGGCATAAACTTCAAACTTTAGAGCGATCGCAATCGATCAAACCAGAAATCCGTCAACAGATTACTGCAACACTACATCAAGCAGTCGATGGAGTTCGAGAATACAATCGCCTAGAAGGACATGCGAATGGCATTTTAGAACTCAATTTCAGCCCAAATGGTCAGATCATTGCTTCAGCGAGTGAAGATGGCACAGCGAAACTCTGGGAAGCTCAAACTGGAAAGCTGATACGAACACTAGAACACGCAGATCGCCTCTGGAGTGTTCATTTTAGTTCAGATGGAAAGTTACTGGCTTCCGCGAGTCGAGATGGCATTGTAAAACTTTGGAACGTTGAAACGGGGGAACTGGTCAAGACCGTAAAGACTGAGCAAGACAATGTAAGAAGTGTGCGATTTAGTCCTGATGGTCAAATGCTCGCCACGAGTAGTTCTGATAAATTGATCAAGCTATGGCGAGTTTCGGATGGACAATTTTTGCGATCGCTCTCAGGTCATACGGGTTGGGTAACGAGCATCAACTTTAGTCCCGATGGCACATCTCTCGCTTCAGCCAGTGCCGATCGAACGGTGCGATTATGGAATGTGCAGACTGGAGAAGCACGCCTCCAATTGCCGGGTCATCCTGATGTCGTGAGAGCCGTTCATTTCAGCCCAGATGGACAACAGCTTGTTTCAGCGAGTCAAGGCGGATCGGTGCGGTTATGGAAAGTCGCAGATGGTTCCCTGATCAAAGAGATTGATAATTCGAGTTCAGTTTGGAATGTGAGATTTAGTCCCGATGGCAAGTCGATCGTAACAGCCGATTCTGATGGAGCAATCAAGCAACGGAATTTGGTTGACATTCAAGATGAAACGACTCACCCTCAAATTCTCAAAGGGCACTATGGGCGAGTATGGGCATTGAGTTGGAGTCCAGACGGACAATTTTTAGCATCGGGAGGTGTCGATGGAGTCGTCAAACTCTGGAAACTACAGGTCAATGAGCCGAAGTCTTTCGAGGTTTCGCAAAAGAATTTGATTAGCGTAAGTCTGAGTCCAGATAGTAAATTTTTTGCAGCAGGTGGAGGAGACCATTCGATTAAGCTTTGGGACGTTGAAACTGGAAGACCGATAAAAGAGTTGAAAGGACATCGAGATGCTGTGAGAAGTGTGCGATTCAGCCCAGATGGAACACAGATTGCTTCTGCGAGTTCCGATCGCACTGTCAAGATTTGGGATGCTAAAACGGGAACAATCGTTCGCAATCTACAGGATGATCATCGTTTTGGTAGTGTTCGGTTTAGTTCTGATGGCAAGCTTTTAGCGACAGGAGGTGGAGACGGTAAGAAGATTAATCTATGGAATGTTGGAACTGGGCAGCTTGTCAGAACGATTCAAGATGATTCTAAAAAGCGGTGTGGCATTGGAAGCCTTGGCATGAGTGAAGATGGTAAGCGAATCGTAGCCGCTTGTAATCTTTTAACTGCGAGAATTTGGGATGTTGAAACGGGGGCAATGCTCAAAACCTTCGATCGACATAGTAATCAGGTTCTCACCGCCGATTTCAGCATGGATGGTCAGCGACTTGCAACGGGAGGCGATGATAGTCTAATTAAGATTTGGGATATTCAAACGGAATCCGTAATCAATACAATTCGAGGGCATCGTGGAAGTGTCAGACGACTCAAGTTTAGTCCCGATGGCACGATGCTTGCATCGGCAAGTAGTGACCACACGATTAATCTCTGGAAAGTATCCGATGGATCGCTTCTGAGAACCTTAGAAGGACATAGTAATCAGATTCTCAGTCTCAGTTTTAGTGCTGATAGTAAAACATTGGTTTCTGCGGGGTATGACAATACAGTGAAAGTATGGCGCTTAGATTCAGACCTCGATCGCTTAATGAAGTCAAGCTGTGGCTGGTTCAAAGGATACTTTGCTAACTCTTCAACTCATTTAGAAGCCCGAACTATTTGTCAACGCCTCTAG
- a CDS encoding YidH family protein, which yields MKEPKIDRQREHQANERTFLAWLRTSIALIGFGFALARFGLFLTQLNLSLTQQNTPPHPLFNSQNLGLSLVVLGIVTIALAAWRYNQVFWQIERGDYRPDRSLVWIMTGAVILLGGLSIPLIMWRDRELPQKPIPQKLLQPRMTRRQ from the coding sequence ATGAAAGAGCCTAAAATCGATCGACAGCGTGAACATCAAGCGAATGAGCGAACCTTTCTCGCGTGGCTTCGCACCTCAATTGCACTGATCGGCTTCGGGTTTGCACTGGCTCGATTTGGGCTTTTTCTCACCCAGTTGAACCTGAGTTTGACTCAACAGAATACGCCCCCACATCCCTTGTTCAATTCGCAAAATTTGGGGCTAAGTCTAGTGGTTTTGGGAATCGTGACGATCGCGCTTGCTGCTTGGCGATATAACCAAGTTTTTTGGCAGATCGAGCGCGGTGATTATCGCCCAGATCGATCGCTGGTGTGGATTATGACCGGAGCAGTGATTCTGTTGGGTGGATTAAGCATTCCGCTGATTATGTGGCGAGATCGAGAACTGCCGCAAAAGCCTATCCCTCAGAAATTGCTGCAACCGAGAATGACTAGGCGGCAGTAG
- a CDS encoding pyridoxamine 5'-phosphate oxidase family protein produces the protein MAISGWTRTESPFHAGELAIQARLGVQEQIDQQGRRIIREFLPDQHRQFFAQLPYVIVGTVDTAGNPWASILVGNPGFLSTPDDRTLHIAAKPLFGDPLATTLTNGIDIGLLGIDLSTRRRNRLNGVVTATGKDSFEVHVRQSFGNCPQYIQVRRSQFAEIDPTALKPVQSIIQFGASERSMITASDTFFIATAYQAKSAGSASGVDVSHRGGKPGFVRIDDDRTLTIPDFAGNNHFNTLGNLELNPRAGLVFVDFEQGDLMYLTGSAEVIWEETEIRAYKGAERLLRFKLEQGYRVEGSLPLRWSEPEFSPFLDR, from the coding sequence ATGGCAATCTCAGGCTGGACGCGCACTGAATCTCCTTTCCACGCAGGCGAATTAGCAATTCAAGCCCGTCTGGGAGTCCAGGAACAGATCGATCAACAAGGGCGGCGGATAATTCGAGAATTTCTTCCCGATCAACATCGCCAGTTCTTTGCTCAATTGCCTTACGTGATTGTAGGGACAGTCGATACAGCAGGCAATCCCTGGGCTTCTATATTGGTCGGAAATCCAGGGTTTCTCTCCACTCCCGACGATCGCACTTTGCACATTGCTGCAAAACCTCTGTTTGGCGATCCGTTAGCAACCACTCTGACCAATGGCATCGATATTGGATTACTAGGCATCGACTTATCAACTCGTCGCCGGAATCGATTAAACGGAGTTGTGACGGCAACTGGAAAGGATAGCTTTGAGGTACACGTTAGACAGAGCTTTGGGAATTGTCCTCAGTATATTCAAGTTCGTCGATCGCAATTTGCTGAGATTGATCCGACAGCACTCAAACCCGTCCAGTCGATCATTCAGTTTGGAGCATCAGAACGATCGATGATCACAGCGTCCGACACATTCTTTATTGCAACTGCTTATCAAGCGAAATCCGCAGGATCTGCGAGTGGTGTTGATGTTTCCCATCGGGGCGGTAAACCGGGGTTTGTCAGGATTGATGACGATCGGACGCTCACGATTCCTGATTTTGCTGGCAACAATCACTTTAATACGCTTGGCAACCTAGAACTGAATCCTCGCGCAGGATTGGTGTTTGTAGATTTCGAGCAAGGTGACTTGATGTACTTGACAGGAAGTGCTGAGGTTATTTGGGAAGAGACTGAGATACGTGCTTATAAAGGAGCAGAGCGACTGTTACGCTTCAAACTTGAGCAGGGATATCGGGTGGAAGGTAGCCTTCCCTTGCGCTGGTCAGAGCCAGAGTTTTCGCCCTTTCTCGATCGCTAA
- a CDS encoding glutathione S-transferase family protein — MIKLYGHEMSGNSYKVRLFLELLSVEYEWIKVDLMKAEHKSPEYLALNSFGQVPLLIDHEVKLADAQAILVYLARKYGDEQWLPLDALPLAQVIRWLSTTAGEVRQGPENARLYHLFGTTSINIERAEQKSDYILTQLNQHLSTRTWLEFEHPTIADIAVFPYVALARDGKIDLDAYPHVLAWIDRVKQLPGYISMAGL; from the coding sequence ATGATTAAGCTCTATGGGCACGAAATGTCTGGCAACAGCTACAAAGTCCGCCTTTTTCTGGAACTGCTTAGTGTTGAGTATGAATGGATCAAAGTAGATCTGATGAAAGCAGAACACAAATCACCAGAGTATCTAGCACTCAACTCCTTTGGACAGGTTCCCTTGCTGATTGATCATGAAGTCAAACTCGCAGATGCTCAGGCAATCTTAGTTTATTTGGCGCGGAAGTACGGTGATGAACAATGGTTGCCGCTCGACGCGTTGCCGTTAGCTCAGGTGATTCGGTGGTTATCTACAACTGCTGGAGAAGTCCGTCAGGGACCAGAAAATGCGAGGCTCTACCATCTGTTCGGCACGACAAGCATCAACATTGAACGCGCTGAGCAAAAATCAGACTATATCCTGACTCAACTGAATCAGCACTTAAGTACACGCACGTGGTTAGAGTTTGAACATCCCACGATCGCTGATATTGCTGTGTTTCCTTATGTTGCCTTGGCACGAGATGGAAAAATTGATTTGGATGCCTATCCTCATGTGCTGGCTTGGATTGATCGGGTGAAGCAATTGCCAGGTTATATCTCGATGGCTGGGCTATAG
- a CDS encoding TetR/AcrR family transcriptional regulator: MPKDTYIPCLLQLFRHYGYDGATLARISEATGLGKASLYHHFPGGKDEMVQAVMDYLDAWLAEHVLPSLQGDDSALEKLQRMCDRLSELYEAGRQPCITATLLLGSARDLFHDRVQARYSAWIRAVAQVLVDAGLDLTTAQQRGEDMVITIQGSLIVAQGLDNPEIFQRSLKQLPQQLCQNLGT, from the coding sequence ATGCCTAAAGACACTTACATCCCCTGCTTGCTGCAACTGTTTCGGCATTACGGCTACGATGGAGCGACACTGGCGAGGATTTCTGAAGCGACAGGGTTAGGAAAGGCAAGTTTGTATCACCATTTTCCTGGAGGCAAGGATGAGATGGTGCAAGCGGTGATGGATTATTTGGATGCATGGTTGGCAGAGCATGTATTACCAAGCCTACAAGGGGATGATTCTGCTCTGGAAAAACTACAGCGAATGTGCGATCGCTTGAGCGAACTTTATGAAGCGGGTCGTCAGCCTTGTATAACCGCCACTTTGCTATTAGGGTCAGCGCGCGATCTTTTTCACGATCGTGTTCAAGCTAGATATTCTGCTTGGATTCGTGCAGTGGCACAGGTTTTAGTAGATGCAGGACTGGATTTGACGACAGCTCAGCAGCGCGGAGAAGATATGGTAATTACAATTCAGGGCAGTTTGATTGTGGCGCAAGGATTGGATAATCCTGAAATCTTTCAGCGATCGCTGAAGCAGCTACCACAGCAGCTCTGCCAAAATTTAGGCACATGA